From a region of the Triticum aestivum cultivar Chinese Spring chromosome 7D, IWGSC CS RefSeq v2.1, whole genome shotgun sequence genome:
- the LOC123163856 gene encoding probable serine/threonine-protein kinase PBL7: MASCFPCLSARKKEVPRSAPANAHTSSVPGAVARTFSLKELAAATRNFSSDCRIAGREADLYKGFLKSINHVVAIKLQHAVDPSGSGEQDNREFLAHALTMSGLRHPNIVNLIGFCADGHHRILVHEYMPLGSLEDHLHGSSPGKAPLDWNTRMNIAAGVARGLEYMHDKGVLYRCVKSSDILLGDGYHPKLSQYGLAEHDKGWCTGIAIRTALGTMAPETVMTGKLLPGSSVYGLDTRTPGRIDTLSHGPEQR, encoded by the exons ATGGCAAGCTGTTTCCCCTGCTTGAGCGCGAGGAAGAAGGAGGTCCCACGTTCTGCCCCGGCCAATGCACACACCAGCAGCGTCCCTGGCGCTGTGGCACGAACTTTCTCCTTGAAGGAGCTCGCGGCGGCGACAAGAAACTTCAGCTCTGACTGCCGCATCGCTGGTCGGGAGGCGGATCTTTACAAAGGCTTCCTCAAGAGCATCAATCAT GTTGTTGCTATAAAGCTGCAGCATGCTGTTGATCCAAGTGGATCAGGGGAGCAAGATAATAGAGAGTTTCTTGCCCACGCGCTGACGATGAGCGGGCTGCGCCACCCAAATATTGTCAATCTTATCGGCTTTTGTGCGGATGGCCATCACCGGATCTTGGTTCACGAGTACATGCCATTGGGTTCTCTGGAAGATCACCTCCACG GTTCATCTCCAGGCAAAGCACCGCTGGACTGGAACACGAGGATGAACATTGCCGCCGGTGTGGCCAGAGGGTTGGAGTATATGCACGACAAAGGTGTCCTCTACCGATGCGTCAAAAGTTCGGACATCTTGCTCGGAGACGGCTACCACCCAAAGCTGTCCCAATATGGACTGGCGGAGCATGACAAGGGCTGGTGTACTGGTATCGCCATAAGGACGGCATTGGGTACTATGGCCCCCGAGACCGTGATGACCGGGAAGCTGCTCCCGGGGTCGAGTGTTTACGGCTTGGACACCAGGACGCCGGGGAGGATCGACACCTTGTCACATGG GCCCGAACAACGCTGA